The following proteins are co-located in the Candidatus Competibacteraceae bacterium genome:
- a CDS encoding FAD-binding protein: protein MSILVIAEHDNATLKAATLNTITAAAQLGDDVTVLVAGHGCGAVAEAAAQVAGVKKVRVADAPHYAHQLAENVAALVVGLAGGYTHILAPATAAGKNTLPRVAALLDVAQITDVIKIDSADTFVRPIYAGNVLATVQSKDAVKVMTVRGTAFPAAAASGGSASVEAVEPAADAGISSFVGQQLTKSDRPELTAARIIVSGGRGMGNGDNFKLLEDVADKLGAAVGASRAAVDAGFVPNDYQVGQTGKVVAPELYVAVGISGAIQHLAGMKDSKVIVAINKDEEAPIFQVADYGLVADLFAAVPELSKELDTLKAAG, encoded by the coding sequence ATGAGCATCCTGGTCATTGCCGAACACGACAACGCCACCCTCAAGGCGGCGACTCTGAACACCATCACCGCCGCCGCGCAACTGGGCGACGATGTCACCGTGCTGGTGGCCGGCCACGGCTGCGGCGCGGTCGCCGAGGCCGCCGCCCAAGTCGCGGGCGTCAAGAAAGTGCGGGTCGCCGATGCCCCGCACTACGCCCACCAGCTCGCCGAAAACGTGGCGGCGCTGGTGGTCGGGCTGGCGGGTGGCTACACCCACATCCTGGCCCCGGCCACCGCCGCCGGCAAAAATACGCTGCCGCGAGTCGCCGCGCTGCTGGACGTGGCGCAAATCACCGATGTCATCAAGATCGACAGCGCCGATACTTTCGTCCGCCCGATCTACGCCGGCAACGTGCTGGCCACCGTCCAGTCCAAGGATGCGGTCAAGGTGATGACCGTGCGTGGCACCGCCTTCCCGGCCGCGGCGGCCAGCGGCGGCTCCGCCAGCGTCGAAGCGGTCGAGCCAGCCGCCGACGCCGGTATTTCCAGCTTCGTCGGCCAGCAACTAACGAAGTCCGACCGACCCGAGCTGACCGCCGCCCGTATCATCGTTTCCGGCGGGCGCGGCATGGGCAACGGCGACAACTTTAAACTGTTGGAAGACGTCGCCGACAAGCTGGGCGCGGCGGTGGGCGCCTCTCGCGCGGCGGTGGACGCCGGTTTCGTGCCCAACGATTACCAGGTCGGCCAAACCGGCAAGGTGGTCGCGCCCGAACTGTATGTCGCCGTCGGCATTTCCGGCGCCATCCAGCACTTGGCCGGCATGAAGGACAGCAAGGTCATCGTCGCCATCAACAAGGATGAGGAGGCGCCGATTTTCCAGGTCGCCGATTACGGGCTGGTCGCCGACCTGTTCGCCGCGGTACCCGAACTGTCCAAGGAGCTGGACACGCTGAAAGCCGCCGGCTAA